In the genome of Fusobacterium necrogenes, one region contains:
- a CDS encoding permease — MGTIWSFIQNQILGMKWLNLLVGDILVKFGMGRDTHLFGGVQFFFYDVIKITILLCSLIFFISYIQSYFPPERSKKILGRFHGIWANIVGALLGTVTPFCSCSSIPLFIGFSSAGLPLGVTFSFLISSPMVDLGSLLLLMSIFGIKIAVWYVVLGLIIAVIGGTIIEKLKLEDEIEDFIRNAKSVGSIDLDIPELSVGDRIRYAKQQMMETFKKVFPYIIVGVGIGAAIHNWIPERWIVGILGSKNPFGVILATLIGIPIYADIFGTIPIAEALFAKGANLGSILAFMMAVTTLSLPSLVMLRKAIKPKLLKVFIGICTVGIIIVGYFFNAIQQFII, encoded by the coding sequence ATGGGAACAATATGGAGTTTTATACAAAATCAAATTCTAGGAATGAAATGGTTAAATCTATTAGTTGGAGATATATTAGTAAAATTTGGAATGGGAAGAGATACACATCTATTTGGTGGAGTTCAATTCTTTTTTTATGATGTAATCAAGATAACAATACTACTTTGTTCCTTAATATTTTTTATCAGTTATATTCAAAGTTATTTTCCACCAGAAAGAAGTAAGAAGATTTTAGGAAGATTTCATGGAATATGGGCAAATATAGTAGGAGCACTGTTAGGAACTGTAACTCCTTTTTGCAGTTGTTCATCTATTCCTCTATTTATAGGTTTTTCTTCAGCAGGATTACCTTTAGGAGTAACTTTTTCTTTTCTTATATCTTCTCCTATGGTAGATTTAGGTTCTTTATTATTGTTAATGAGTATATTTGGAATAAAAATTGCTGTATGGTATGTAGTATTAGGACTTATAATTGCTGTAATTGGTGGTACAATAATAGAGAAATTAAAATTAGAAGATGAGATAGAGGATTTTATTCGTAATGCTAAAAGTGTTGGAAGTATAGATTTAGATATTCCAGAATTAAGTGTAGGAGATAGAATAAGATATGCAAAACAACAGATGATGGAAACTTTTAAGAAGGTTTTTCCATATATAATTGTTGGAGTTGGAATAGGAGCTGCTATTCATAACTGGATACCAGAGAGATGGATTGTAGGAATATTAGGAAGTAAAAATCCCTTTGGTGTAATTTTAGCTACTTTAATAGGAATTCCTATTTATGCTGATATTTTTGGAACTATACCTATAGCTGAAGCATTATTTGCAAAGGGAGCAAATTTAGGAAGTATTTTAGCTTTTATGATGGCTGTTACAACTTTATCACTTCCATCTTTAGTAATGTTACGTAAGGCTATAAAACCTAAATTATTAAAGGTATTTATAGGAATTTGTACTGTGGGAATAATTATAGTGGGATACTTTTTTAATGCTATCCAGCAATTTATAATATAG
- the hemB gene encoding porphobilinogen synthase has translation MFIRTRRLRSSKTMRNMVKNITLSIDEFIYPLFIEEGKNIKEEITSMPGQYRFSIDRLGEELQELKELGIKSLLLFGIPKEKDAIGSGAYAENGIIQETIRYIKKNYPEFLIITDVCMCEYTSHGHCGILDGCDVKNDETLKSLAKIALSHAKAGADIVAPSDMMDGRIQVIRENLDINGFEYIPIMSYSVKYASNYYGPFREAADSAPSFGDRKTYQMDFRNSKEYYREVDSDIKEGADFIMVKPALAYLDIIHALKDLSLPLVAYNVSGEYSMVKAAAQNGWINEKGIVMENMYALKRAGVNLIITYHAKEIAQWVKNGEITL, from the coding sequence ATGTTTATAAGAACAAGAAGACTTAGAAGTTCTAAGACTATGAGAAATATGGTTAAAAACATAACTTTAAGTATTGATGAATTTATATATCCACTTTTTATTGAAGAGGGAAAAAATATCAAAGAGGAGATTACCTCAATGCCTGGTCAATATAGATTTTCTATAGATAGACTCGGAGAGGAATTACAAGAATTAAAAGAATTAGGCATTAAATCTCTTCTACTTTTCGGTATTCCTAAGGAAAAAGATGCTATTGGTTCTGGAGCTTATGCTGAAAATGGAATAATCCAAGAAACTATAAGATATATTAAGAAAAATTATCCAGAGTTTTTAATTATCACTGATGTCTGTATGTGTGAATACACTTCTCATGGACATTGTGGAATCTTAGATGGTTGTGATGTTAAAAATGATGAAACTTTGAAATCTCTTGCTAAAATAGCCCTTTCTCATGCCAAAGCTGGAGCTGATATTGTAGCTCCTTCAGACATGATGGATGGAAGAATTCAAGTTATAAGAGAAAATTTAGATATCAATGGTTTTGAATATATACCCATAATGTCTTACAGTGTAAAATATGCGTCTAATTATTATGGTCCTTTCCGAGAAGCTGCTGACTCAGCTCCAAGTTTTGGAGATAGAAAAACCTATCAAATGGATTTCAGAAACTCTAAAGAATACTACAGAGAAGTGGATTCAGATATTAAAGAGGGAGCTGATTTCATAATGGTTAAACCTGCTCTTGCTTATCTTGATATTATTCATGCTTTAAAAGATCTTTCTTTACCACTTGTAGCTTATAATGTAAGTGGGGAGTATTCAATGGTTAAAGCTGCTGCTCAAAATGGCTGGATAAATGAAAAAGGCATTGTCATGGAAAATATGTATGCTCTAAAAAGAGCTGGAGTAAATTTAATCATCACTTACCATGCTAAAGAGATAGCTCAATGGGTTAAAAATGGAGAAATTACACTTTAG
- the gap gene encoding type I glyceraldehyde-3-phosphate dehydrogenase codes for MAVKVAINGFGRIGRLALRLMVENPEFDVVAINDLTDAHMLAHLFKYDSAQGRFDGTIEVKENAFVVNGKEIKTYAKADPKELPWGELGVDVVLECTGFFTKKEKAEDHIKAGAKKVVISAPATGDLKTVVYNVNHDILDGTETVISGASCTTNCLAPMAKVLEDNFGIVEGLMTTIHAYTNDQNTLDGPHRKGDLRRARAAAANIVPNTTGAAKAIGLVIPSLKGKLDGAAQRVPVITGSITELVSVLAKPVTVEEINAAMKAASNESFGYTEEELVSSDIIGINYGSLFDATQTRVMTVGDKQLVKTVAWYDNEMSYTSQLIRTLKKFVELSK; via the coding sequence ATGGCAGTTAAAGTAGCAATTAACGGATTCGGAAGAATTGGAAGATTAGCATTGAGATTAATGGTAGAAAATCCAGAGTTTGATGTAGTAGCAATCAACGACTTAACAGATGCTCACATGCTAGCACACTTATTTAAATATGACTCAGCTCAAGGAAGATTTGATGGAACAATCGAAGTTAAAGAAAATGCTTTTGTAGTAAATGGAAAAGAAATCAAAACTTATGCAAAGGCTGATCCAAAAGAGTTACCATGGGGAGAACTAGGAGTAGACGTTGTTCTTGAGTGTACAGGATTCTTTACTAAAAAGGAAAAAGCAGAAGATCATATCAAAGCTGGAGCTAAAAAAGTAGTTATTTCTGCGCCAGCAACTGGAGACCTTAAAACTGTAGTTTACAACGTAAACCACGATATATTAGATGGAACTGAAACAGTTATATCAGGAGCTTCTTGTACAACTAACTGTTTAGCACCTATGGCTAAAGTTTTAGAGGATAATTTCGGAATCGTAGAAGGATTAATGACAACTATCCACGCTTATACAAACGACCAAAACACATTAGATGGTCCACACAGAAAAGGAGACTTAAGAAGAGCTAGAGCTGCTGCTGCTAACATCGTTCCTAACACAACTGGAGCTGCAAAAGCTATTGGATTAGTAATCCCTTCATTAAAAGGAAAATTAGATGGAGCTGCTCAAAGAGTTCCTGTAATAACTGGATCAATAACTGAGCTAGTATCAGTTTTAGCTAAACCAGTAACTGTAGAAGAAATCAATGCTGCTATGAAAGCTGCTTCAAACGAGTCATTTGGATATACAGAAGAAGAGTTAGTGTCATCTGATATCATCGGAATCAACTATGGATCATTATTTGATGCTACTCAAACAAGAGTTATGACAGTAGGAGACAAACAATTAGTTAAAACTGTTGCTTGGTATGACAATGAAATGTCTTATACTTCTCAATTAATCAGAACTCTTAAAAAATTCGTAGAATTATCTAAATAA
- a CDS encoding FAD-dependent oxidoreductase, protein MKIVVIGAVAAGTSVIAKARRNIEEVEIVCYTAGRDISYSGCGIPYYVGEDYISRKNLTPRDVKWFKDRFNVDIFTVHKVEKVIAGEKKILVKNEITGEEFLDTYDKLVITSGARARELEYKGENIFYVRNIEDGDRIKAFINKNNPKSALVIGGGFIGLEMLENLTSRGIKTTLIEQGDRIGGKLDKDISRILEKYLKKQGIEVILKDSIETIEKNRVKTINGKDIEAELIIGAIGVIPNTEFLQGIGIELSREGAIKVNKYLETNIKDIYAAGDCALAYSSITGEELYLPLGSTANKMGRILGDRLTGGNLEFKGVLGTSIFRVFNLVVGKTGLSQEEAEARGYDIEIIHNIKPNQTEYLESSREMLIKAIADRKTGKLLGVQIVGENGVDKRLDVFATLLTFGATVDQLFHIDLAYAPPFSTTKDPVAYTGVILDNAINGRNKIITPEELKDNFSEYLIIDTRSASQYNSAHIEGAINIPLEKLREKLNELPRDKKIVVHCNKGTTGNAAQNILLNYGFDVYNLSGGFKNYNN, encoded by the coding sequence ATGAAAATAGTAGTTATTGGAGCTGTTGCAGCAGGAACTTCTGTAATAGCAAAAGCTAGAAGAAATATTGAAGAAGTGGAGATAGTTTGTTATACAGCAGGAAGAGATATAAGTTACTCTGGATGTGGAATACCCTATTATGTAGGAGAGGATTATATATCGAGAAAAAATTTAACTCCTAGAGATGTAAAATGGTTTAAGGATAGGTTTAATGTAGATATTTTTACAGTTCATAAAGTTGAAAAAGTAATTGCAGGAGAGAAAAAAATTCTAGTTAAAAATGAGATTACTGGAGAGGAATTTTTAGATACCTATGACAAATTAGTGATTACAAGTGGTGCTAGAGCAAGAGAGTTAGAGTATAAAGGGGAAAATATTTTCTATGTTAGAAATATTGAAGATGGAGATAGAATAAAAGCGTTTATAAATAAAAATAATCCTAAAAGTGCTCTTGTTATAGGAGGAGGTTTTATAGGCTTAGAGATGTTAGAAAACCTTACTTCTAGAGGAATAAAAACTACTCTTATAGAACAAGGAGATAGAATAGGGGGAAAATTAGATAAAGACATCAGTAGAATATTAGAAAAATATTTAAAAAAACAAGGGATAGAAGTAATTTTAAAGGATTCTATTGAAACTATTGAAAAAAATAGGGTAAAAACTATTAATGGAAAAGATATTGAGGCAGAGCTTATAATTGGAGCTATAGGAGTGATTCCAAATACAGAGTTTTTACAAGGAATAGGGATAGAACTTAGTAGAGAGGGAGCTATAAAAGTTAATAAATATCTTGAAACTAATATAAAAGATATTTATGCAGCTGGAGACTGTGCTTTGGCATATTCAAGTATAACTGGAGAAGAACTATATCTACCTTTAGGGTCAACTGCTAATAAGATGGGAAGAATCTTAGGAGATAGATTAACAGGAGGGAATCTAGAGTTTAAAGGAGTTTTGGGAACTTCAATATTTAGAGTTTTTAATCTTGTAGTTGGAAAAACTGGATTATCTCAAGAGGAAGCAGAAGCTAGAGGATATGATATTGAAATTATCCATAATATAAAACCAAATCAAACTGAATATTTAGAAAGTTCGAGAGAGATGTTAATAAAAGCTATTGCAGATAGAAAAACAGGTAAATTACTAGGAGTACAGATAGTTGGAGAAAATGGAGTGGACAAGAGATTAGATGTATTTGCTACTCTTTTAACTTTTGGAGCAACTGTGGATCAATTATTTCATATAGATTTAGCTTATGCTCCACCTTTTTCTACTACTAAAGATCCTGTTGCTTATACAGGAGTGATTTTAGATAATGCTATAAATGGAAGAAATAAAATAATAACTCCAGAAGAACTAAAGGATAATTTTTCTGAATATTTAATAATTGATACTCGTTCAGCAAGTCAATATAATTCAGCTCACATAGAAGGAGCAATAAATATTCCTTTAGAAAAATTGAGGGAAAAATTAAATGAGTTACCTAGAGATAAAAAAATAGTTGTTCATTGTAATAAAGGG
- a CDS encoding RluA family pseudouridine synthase, with the protein MKKYVIEPEYDGYEIGTYLKETKGYSGRGLRNLEIYLNGKRVKNNSKKVRKLNRLHIREKEKETGIKPMDIPIKVVYEDKNLLLINKDPYIIVHPTQKKVDKTLANGVVNYFLQTTGKVMVPRFYNRLDMNTSGIIIVTKNAYAQSYLQEKGVVNKFYQAIVLGIVEKDEFLIDKPIGKVGNELRRIELRPKDGGQSAQTKIKVLKRFPDKNLTLIEAELLTGRTHQIRAHMALEGHPLLGDELYGGIDKRIDRQMLHSYKTEFSDVETGELKSVEVELPDDMKKILGI; encoded by the coding sequence ATGAAAAAATATGTAATCGAACCAGAATATGATGGATATGAAATAGGAACATATCTCAAAGAAACAAAGGGGTATTCAGGAAGAGGATTAAGAAATCTAGAGATATATTTAAATGGAAAAAGAGTAAAAAATAATAGTAAAAAAGTGAGAAAGTTAAATAGGCTCCATATAAGAGAAAAAGAGAAGGAAACTGGAATAAAACCAATGGACATTCCTATAAAAGTTGTCTATGAAGATAAGAATCTACTTTTGATAAATAAAGACCCGTATATAATAGTCCATCCAACTCAAAAAAAGGTAGATAAAACTTTAGCTAACGGAGTGGTGAACTATTTTTTACAAACAACAGGTAAAGTTATGGTTCCAAGATTTTATAATAGACTTGATATGAATACTTCTGGTATAATAATAGTTACTAAGAATGCTTATGCTCAATCTTATCTTCAAGAAAAAGGAGTAGTAAATAAATTTTATCAAGCAATAGTATTAGGAATTGTAGAAAAAGATGAGTTTTTAATAGATAAACCTATTGGAAAAGTAGGTAATGAGCTCAGAAGAATAGAGTTGCGACCAAAAGATGGAGGTCAGAGTGCTCAAACTAAGATCAAAGTATTAAAAAGATTTCCAGATAAAAATTTAACTCTTATAGAGGCAGAATTACTGACTGGAAGAACTCATCAGATAAGAGCACATATGGCATTAGAAGGACATCCATTGTTGGGGGATGAGCTCTATGGTGGGATTGACAAAAGGATAGATAGACAGATGCTACATTCTTATAAAACAGAGTTTTCAGATGTTGAAACTGGAGAATTAAAAAGTGTAGAAGTGGAATTGCCTGATGATATGAAAAAAATATTAGGAATATAG
- the cobA gene encoding uroporphyrinogen-III C-methyltransferase, translated as MDKKGKVYIMGVGPGDAELLTLKGKRAIEEADCIVYDRLINNRILDYAKKDTEMIYLGKGNTEGGVIQDEINDTIIKKALEGKIVARVKGGDPFVFGRGGEEIQALFENKIEFEEIPGITSAISVPAYAGIPVTHRGVARSFHVFTGHTMTDGEWHNFEAIAKLDGTLVFLMGIKNLPVIVSDLIVNGKDPKTPIAIIEKGATADQRVTVGTLETIIDISKERKIVPPAIIIIGEVVNLRDTFKWFEDTKLFGKKILVTRDRRQAREFSDKIEKIGGVAVELPFIEIESTLNKIDKEMLKSYSALLFNSPNGVREFMNKIEDIRDIAHLKIGVVGSKTKEELERYKIKADFIPKKYLVEKLAEEAIQHTAVGEKILIVTSNISPCDTEKLNSTYNRYFDKIIAYKTKKIIRDKDEVLNTLKKIEIITFLSSSTVDAFMESIEYNIESIKNIKLASIGPITSETMKKYGLTVDFEAKVYDTAGIIEAIK; from the coding sequence ATGGATAAAAAGGGTAAAGTATATATAATGGGAGTTGGTCCTGGAGATGCTGAGCTTCTTACTTTAAAGGGAAAGAGAGCTATTGAAGAAGCTGATTGTATAGTTTATGATAGACTTATTAATAATCGTATCTTAGATTATGCTAAAAAAGATACAGAGATGATATATCTTGGAAAAGGAAATACTGAAGGTGGAGTTATCCAAGATGAGATCAATGACACTATTATTAAAAAAGCTTTAGAGGGAAAAATTGTAGCTAGAGTTAAAGGAGGTGATCCTTTTGTTTTTGGTAGGGGTGGAGAAGAAATTCAAGCTCTTTTTGAAAATAAAATAGAATTTGAAGAGATTCCAGGTATAACTTCAGCTATATCTGTCCCTGCATATGCTGGTATTCCAGTAACACATAGAGGAGTGGCTAGATCCTTTCATGTATTTACAGGACATACTATGACTGACGGAGAATGGCATAATTTTGAGGCTATTGCTAAATTAGATGGAACTTTAGTTTTCCTAATGGGAATAAAAAATCTTCCAGTTATAGTCAGTGACTTAATAGTTAATGGAAAAGATCCTAAAACTCCTATTGCTATTATTGAAAAAGGAGCTACTGCTGATCAAAGAGTTACTGTTGGAACTTTAGAAACTATTATTGATATTTCAAAGGAAAGAAAAATTGTTCCTCCTGCTATTATAATAATAGGAGAGGTTGTAAATCTTAGAGATACTTTTAAATGGTTTGAAGATACTAAATTATTTGGTAAAAAAATTTTAGTTACTAGAGATAGAAGACAAGCTAGAGAGTTTTCTGATAAAATTGAAAAAATAGGGGGAGTAGCTGTTGAACTTCCATTTATTGAGATAGAATCTACATTAAATAAAATAGACAAAGAGATGTTAAAATCTTATTCAGCTTTGCTATTTAACTCACCTAATGGAGTTAGAGAGTTCATGAATAAAATTGAAGATATTCGAGATATAGCTCATCTTAAAATAGGAGTTGTTGGAAGTAAAACTAAAGAAGAATTGGAAAGATATAAAATAAAAGCTGATTTTATCCCTAAGAAATATCTAGTTGAAAAACTTGCTGAAGAGGCTATTCAACACACAGCAGTTGGAGAAAAAATTCTAATTGTAACTTCCAATATATCTCCTTGTGATACAGAAAAATTAAATTCTACTTATAATAGATATTTTGATAAAATAATTGCCTATAAAACTAAGAAAATAATAAGAGATAAAGATGAAGTATTAAATACTTTAAAAAAAATAGAAATAATAACTTTTCTAAGTTCATCTACAGTTGATGCTTTTATGGAAAGTATAGAGTATAATATAGAGTCTATTAAAAATATTAAATTAGCTTCTATTGGTCCTATTACAAGTGAAACTATGAAAAAATACGGACTAACTGTAGACTTTGAAGCTAAAGTTTATGATACAGCTGGAATTATTGAAGCTATAAAATAG
- the hemA gene encoding glutamyl-tRNA reductase, translating into MKIDEILVLGISHTELSTEEREKFIQQNPTNIIHKFFLEKKILGYINLSTCLRIEFYLQLADNFFIEELIQEFKINKGIFIKKGIDASEYLFKVSCGFFSIIKGEDQILAQIKKAYSSALEENRSSKILNTVFNKAIEIGKKFRTESKICHNALSLEAISLKFIKDSIGFLNNKKILILGVGDLAQAILYLLVKEKVKDISITNRTYHKALKIKNTFDVNVISFAEKLNIIPETDIIISVTSAPHLVLKTEDVARLLKPEKKYTFLDLAMPRDIEPSLGDLENVSLFNLDDIWRVYNKHLVTRDSLVKDYSFLVDRQLENLKKWFQYYKGRNI; encoded by the coding sequence ATGAAAATCGATGAAATTTTGGTTTTAGGTATCTCACATACAGAGCTTTCTACTGAAGAAAGAGAAAAGTTTATTCAACAAAACCCTACTAATATCATACACAAATTTTTTTTAGAAAAAAAAATTCTTGGCTATATCAATCTTTCAACTTGCCTCAGAATAGAATTTTATCTACAATTAGCTGATAATTTTTTTATTGAAGAGTTGATACAAGAATTTAAAATAAATAAAGGTATCTTTATAAAAAAAGGCATAGACGCTAGCGAATATTTATTTAAGGTATCTTGTGGATTTTTTTCTATAATTAAAGGTGAAGATCAAATTTTAGCTCAAATAAAAAAAGCTTACTCATCCGCTCTTGAAGAAAATAGATCTTCTAAAATTTTAAATACAGTTTTTAATAAAGCAATTGAAATTGGAAAAAAATTTAGAACTGAAAGTAAAATATGCCATAATGCACTCTCTCTTGAAGCTATATCTTTAAAATTTATAAAAGACTCTATAGGATTTTTAAATAATAAAAAAATATTAATCTTAGGAGTTGGAGATCTAGCTCAGGCTATTCTCTATCTTCTGGTTAAAGAAAAAGTAAAAGATATAAGTATCACTAATAGAACTTATCATAAAGCTCTTAAAATAAAAAATACATTTGATGTCAATGTCATATCTTTTGCAGAAAAACTAAATATTATACCAGAAACCGACATAATAATAAGTGTTACTTCTGCTCCACATTTAGTTTTAAAAACAGAAGATGTAGCTCGACTTTTAAAACCAGAAAAAAAATATACATTTCTTGATCTAGCAATGCCTAGAGATATAGAGCCATCTCTTGGGGATTTAGAAAATGTTTCTCTTTTTAATCTTGATGACATATGGAGAGTATATAACAAGCATCTAGTTACTAGAGATTCATTAGTAAAAGATTATAGTTTTTTAGTAGATAGACAGTTAGAAAATTTAAAAAAATGGTTTCAATACTATAAAGGAAGGAATATATAA
- a CDS encoding thioredoxin family protein: MSIFDKLFGKKECGCSCGTEVKEEPKVQETSCSCEGTNEVSKMEIRVLGPGCKNCHTLEKNTLEAVNELGLDVKLTHVTDFAEIATYGIMSTPGLWVDGKVVSYGKVLSKDEIKELLKKL; the protein is encoded by the coding sequence ATGAGTATATTTGATAAGTTATTTGGGAAGAAAGAGTGTGGATGTTCTTGTGGAACAGAGGTAAAAGAGGAGCCTAAAGTTCAAGAAACAAGTTGTTCTTGTGAAGGAACAAATGAGGTAAGCAAAATGGAGATTAGAGTTTTAGGACCAGGATGTAAAAACTGTCATACTCTAGAAAAGAATACTTTAGAAGCAGTAAATGAATTAGGATTAGATGTAAAATTAACGCATGTTACAGACTTTGCAGAGATAGCAACATATGGAATTATGTCTACTCCTGGATTATGGGTAGATGGAAAAGTAGTTTCTTATGGAAAAGTTCTGTCAAAAGATGAAATCAAAGAATTATTAAAAAAATTATAA
- a CDS encoding phosphoglycerate kinase, producing the protein MAKKIVTDLNVKGQKVLMRVDFNVPMKDGKITDENRIVAALPTIKYVLENGGRVIAFSHLGKVKTEEDLAKKSLRPVAERLAELLGQSVKFVPATRGTELEAAVAELKNGEIMMFENTRFEDLDGKKESKNDPELGKYWASLGDLFVNDAFGTAHRAHASNVGIAANIGEGKTAAGFLMEKEIKFIGGAVDNPERPLVAILGGAKVSDKIGVIENLLVKADKVLVGGAMMFTFLRALGKNIGTSLVEEDKIELAKELLAKANGKLVLPIDTVVAKEFNNDAAHITVSVDEIPADQMGLDVGQGTVELFAKEIAGAKTVVWNGPMGVFEMPNFAKGTIGVCEAIANLTGATTIIGGGDSAAAAISLGYADKFTHISTGGGASLEYLEGKVLPGVESISDK; encoded by the coding sequence ATGGCTAAAAAAATAGTTACAGATTTAAACGTTAAAGGACAAAAAGTATTAATGAGAGTTGACTTTAACGTACCTATGAAAGATGGAAAAATAACAGATGAAAATAGAATAGTTGCTGCTTTACCTACTATAAAATATGTATTAGAAAATGGTGGAAGAGTAATAGCTTTCTCTCACTTAGGAAAAGTAAAAACTGAAGAAGATTTAGCTAAAAAATCTTTAAGACCAGTTGCTGAAAGATTAGCTGAATTATTAGGGCAATCAGTTAAATTTGTTCCAGCTACAAGAGGAACAGAATTAGAAGCGGCTGTAGCTGAATTAAAAAATGGAGAAATCATGATGTTCGAAAATACAAGATTCGAAGATCTTGATGGTAAAAAAGAATCTAAAAATGATCCTGAATTAGGAAAATACTGGGCATCTTTAGGAGATCTATTCGTAAACGACGCGTTTGGAACAGCTCACAGAGCTCATGCTTCAAATGTTGGAATAGCTGCTAATATAGGAGAAGGAAAAACTGCTGCAGGATTCTTAATGGAAAAAGAGATTAAATTCATAGGAGGAGCGGTAGATAATCCTGAGAGACCTCTAGTTGCTATCTTAGGAGGAGCTAAAGTATCTGATAAAATAGGAGTTATTGAAAATCTTTTAGTAAAAGCTGATAAAGTTCTAGTAGGGGGAGCAATGATGTTCACATTCCTAAGAGCTTTAGGAAAAAATATAGGAACTTCATTAGTTGAAGAAGATAAAATAGAATTAGCAAAAGAATTATTAGCTAAAGCTAATGGAAAATTAGTTCTTCCAATAGATACAGTAGTAGCTAAAGAATTTAACAACGATGCAGCTCATATAACTGTATCAGTTGATGAAATTCCAGCTGACCAAATGGGATTAGACGTTGGACAAGGAACTGTAGAGTTATTTGCTAAAGAGATTGCTGGAGCAAAAACTGTTGTATGGAATGGACCAATGGGAGTATTTGAAATGCCTAACTTCGCAAAAGGAACTATCGGAGTTTGTGAAGCTATAGCTAACTTAACAGGAGCTACAACTATCATCGGAGGAGGAGATTCAGCTGCTGCTGCAATAAGCTTAGGATATGCTGACAAATTCACTCATATCTCTACTGGTGGAGGAGCTTCATTAGAGTACTTAGAAGGAAAAGTATTACCAGGAGTAGAATCTATTTCTGATAAATAA
- the hemC gene encoding hydroxymethylbilane synthase: MKKKIVIGSRGSILALAQSEIIKKKLESNFPELEFEIKKIVTTGDKDLVSNWSTSNKSLKSFFTKEIETELLNGTIDLAVHSMKDMPIVSPKGLICGATPDREDQRDVLISKNGKTLLELPNGAIIGTSSLRRTMNLKNLRPDLQIKQLRGNIHTRLNKLKTEGYDAILLAAAGLKRVGLESEITEYLNPKTFLPAPAQGVLYIQCRENDKKIRNILKSIHNKEIEKIVAIEREFSKIFDGGCHTPMGCYSEVKGDSINFYGVYFQEEKGYSANITEKLEEGIKVAQKLANTIKEKING, from the coding sequence ATGAAAAAAAAAATAGTTATTGGAAGTAGAGGAAGCATTTTAGCTTTGGCCCAAAGTGAAATAATAAAAAAAAAATTAGAAAGTAATTTTCCAGAGTTAGAATTTGAAATAAAAAAGATAGTTACTACTGGAGATAAAGACCTAGTAAGTAATTGGAGTACTAGTAATAAATCACTTAAAAGTTTTTTTACTAAAGAGATAGAGACTGAACTTTTAAATGGAACTATTGATTTAGCTGTTCATTCAATGAAAGATATGCCTATAGTTTCTCCAAAGGGATTGATCTGTGGAGCTACTCCCGATAGAGAAGATCAAAGAGATGTTCTTATTTCAAAAAATGGAAAAACACTGTTAGAACTTCCTAATGGTGCTATTATTGGAACAAGCTCATTAAGAAGAACTATGAATCTTAAAAATTTAAGACCAGACTTACAAATAAAACAATTAAGAGGAAATATTCACACCAGATTAAACAAATTAAAAACTGAAGGTTATGATGCAATTTTACTAGCTGCAGCTGGCTTAAAAAGAGTGGGATTAGAATCTGAAATTACTGAATACTTAAATCCTAAAACATTTCTCCCTGCTCCAGCTCAAGGAGTACTATACATCCAATGTAGAGAAAATGATAAAAAAATTAGAAATATTCTAAAATCAATCCATAATAAAGAGATTGAAAAAATTGTGGCTATTGAAAGAGAGTTCTCAAAGATATTTGATGGTGGTTGTCATACACCAATGGGATGCTACTCAGAAGTTAAAGGAGATAGTATCAATTTTTATGGTGTATATTTCCAAGAAGAAAAAGGATATAGTGCTAATATAACTGAAAAACTTGAAGAAGGAATTAAGGTAGCTCAAAAACTTGCTAATACTATAAAGGAGAAGATCAATGGATAA
- a CDS encoding ArsR/SmtB family transcription factor, which yields MNKFEEAAKIFKAFCDPNRLMILEILKGGEQCACKLLEQLNIGQPTLSHHMKILCDSGIVNSVKYGKWTHYSINKEKLEDVKSIIDSMI from the coding sequence ATGAATAAATTTGAGGAAGCCGCTAAGATATTTAAAGCTTTTTGTGATCCTAATAGATTAATGATTTTAGAAATATTAAAAGGGGGAGAACAATGTGCTTGTAAACTTTTAGAACAGTTAAATATAGGCCAACCTACACTTTCTCATCATATGAAAATACTTTGTGATTCTGGAATTGTAAATAGTGTAAAATATGGCAAGTGGACTCACTATTCAATTAATAAAGAAAAATTAGAAGATGTAAAAAGTATTATTGACAGTATGATATAA